The following are encoded together in the Roseivirga misakiensis genome:
- a CDS encoding MBL fold metallo-hydrolase — protein sequence MKHLFIVLSLFLPLALVGQNLEITYIANEGVLIANNNQKVLIDALFDDFYKQYSSPSEKVVTSMMASENPFEQVKVVLTTHMHRDHFEANITGEFLKEHQESRFLSSNQVRDELKAKYVDFSSIQGRVKAYVRGVHTLKDEINGVTVYSFFIYHAGGERTRSIENMGFIVEVGDKRVLHLGDSDMNPDRFKEVDLAKYEIDVALVPYWYMTSDAGIDIINNSIKAKQLIGIHYPKAPSKTALEQIEKNYPQAKVFQKAMETFISN from the coding sequence ATGAAGCACCTATTTATCGTTTTATCATTGTTTTTGCCTTTAGCACTAGTAGGTCAAAATTTAGAGATTACTTACATAGCAAATGAAGGAGTGCTGATCGCCAATAACAATCAAAAGGTGCTTATCGATGCGTTATTCGACGATTTCTATAAACAATACTCCAGCCCAAGTGAGAAAGTAGTGACCAGTATGATGGCATCAGAAAACCCATTTGAGCAAGTCAAAGTGGTTTTGACAACGCATATGCATCGAGATCACTTTGAGGCAAACATTACTGGTGAGTTCTTAAAGGAGCATCAAGAATCGAGATTCTTAAGTTCAAATCAGGTTCGGGACGAGCTTAAGGCTAAGTACGTGGATTTTTCGAGTATTCAGGGTAGAGTAAAAGCCTATGTTAGAGGTGTTCATACTTTAAAAGATGAAATTAATGGGGTTACTGTTTATTCCTTCTTCATTTATCATGCTGGTGGCGAAAGAACAAGAAGCATTGAAAACATGGGGTTCATTGTGGAGGTAGGAGATAAAAGGGTATTGCATTTAGGAGACTCGGATATGAATCCTGATCGGTTTAAAGAAGTCGATTTAGCGAAATATGAAATTGATGTGGCTTTGGTGCCTTATTGGTATATGACCAGCGATGCAGGAATTGATATCATCAATAATTCTATCAAAGCCAAACAGCTAATCGGTATTCATTACCCTAAGGCACCTTCTAAAACGGCGTTAGAGCAGATAGAAAAGAACTATCCTCAGGCGAAAGTTTTCCAAAAGGCCATGGAAACCTTTATCTCAAATTGA
- a CDS encoding Tim44 domain-containing protein, translating to MKAQKIKNRSIIMGIAIAFLALFMIAQEAKAQRNSTTVSVKNGSSSYTYKSGSQSLNVEYEGDIEFTDDDKAIKSISRRGYMFFRKTSFGKRREILAEPNSDGTISYEYRVGRRVQEWDKEAEEFLADMLIQVIRTTAIGADARIDRFYKKGGLNAVLDEISEIKNDHVSHIYLKLLIGNRDLTDSELEKVAAYVPRELSNDHYISEVFKDHSDKFLKTEKSTEAFLAATRRMKNDHYISQILKEAMREDLSETATIRVLQAADQMGNDHYKVSVYKDLLDRRDLNDNLINEIVKSAADIRNDHYATTVLKEALDRPNLSDKAFENLMGAVSNIGNDHYVTETFRSMLNNREVSDKVVEAIMEKLKYMNNDHYKNMIVKDLFENRDVSEKYFDSILGTVEDMKSDNYASQILTEILRGQDLSDSDYAKVLDRVADIDSDHYKVNILKKILDQRELKKVHLISALKTTASIGNDYYKSEVLKRACDAVADGDEEVKKEFKKVARQIKNDTYYGRVARCID from the coding sequence ATGAAAGCTCAGAAAATAAAAAACAGAAGCATTATTATGGGAATTGCCATCGCATTTTTGGCCCTTTTCATGATTGCACAAGAGGCGAAGGCACAGCGTAACTCAACAACCGTTTCGGTCAAAAACGGATCATCAAGCTATACTTACAAGTCTGGCTCACAAAGCCTCAATGTTGAATATGAAGGTGATATAGAGTTTACGGATGACGATAAAGCCATTAAGTCTATTTCCAGAAGAGGTTATATGTTTTTTAGAAAGACTTCTTTCGGAAAACGAAGAGAAATTCTTGCTGAGCCAAATTCTGATGGTACCATTTCTTACGAGTACCGCGTAGGCCGTAGAGTTCAAGAGTGGGACAAAGAAGCTGAAGAGTTCCTGGCTGATATGTTAATTCAAGTAATCAGAACGACTGCTATCGGTGCTGATGCTAGAATTGATAGATTCTACAAAAAAGGTGGGCTAAACGCTGTTTTGGACGAAATAAGTGAAATCAAAAATGATCACGTAAGCCATATATACCTCAAATTATTAATTGGGAACAGAGATTTAACTGACAGCGAGCTTGAAAAAGTAGCGGCGTATGTTCCAAGAGAATTGAGCAACGATCACTACATCTCTGAAGTTTTCAAAGATCACAGTGACAAATTCTTGAAGACAGAAAAGTCTACAGAAGCCTTTTTGGCAGCCACTAGACGAATGAAAAACGATCATTACATCTCACAGATTCTAAAAGAAGCCATGAGAGAAGACCTTAGTGAAACTGCTACTATCAGAGTTTTACAGGCAGCCGATCAAATGGGCAACGATCATTACAAGGTAAGTGTGTACAAAGACCTTTTAGATAGAAGAGATTTGAACGACAACTTGATCAATGAGATTGTGAAGTCGGCAGCTGACATCAGAAATGATCACTACGCTACTACAGTTCTAAAAGAAGCTTTGGATCGTCCAAACTTGTCAGATAAGGCCTTCGAAAATTTAATGGGTGCTGTTTCTAACATTGGAAATGACCACTACGTAACAGAGACTTTCCGTTCTATGTTAAACAACAGAGAAGTTTCCGACAAAGTGGTGGAGGCGATCATGGAAAAATTAAAGTACATGAATAACGATCACTACAAGAACATGATCGTGAAAGACTTATTCGAAAACCGAGACGTTTCTGAAAAGTATTTCGATTCAATTTTAGGTACGGTTGAAGACATGAAGTCGGACAACTATGCCAGCCAAATCTTAACAGAAATTTTAAGAGGCCAAGATTTAAGTGATTCCGATTATGCAAAAGTGCTAGATCGTGTAGCAGATATTGACTCTGACCACTACAAAGTGAATATCCTTAAAAAGATTCTCGATCAGCGAGAGTTGAAAAAAGTACACTTGATTAGTGCCCTAAAAACTACGGCTTCAATCGGAAACGATTACTACAAATCTGAAGTGCTAAAACGTGCCTGCGACGCTGTAGCTGATGGCGATGAAGAGGTTAAAAAAGAATTTAAAAAAGTAGCGAGACAAATTAAGAATGACACGTACTACGGAAGAGTAGCACGTTGCATAGACTAA
- a CDS encoding sensor histidine kinase, with protein MSKLLRLPLFIIVGLLFLFYLYYAEFDSLPNLIQDFNLYAFTIIISIISGFGIYAINRWLNQKLPWRKSILSRFSTGLFLDFLFLGSLLILMGWLANITGVINYEMFPEDMFIRQIEIKLIVLSFLTMFVLTLVEFNTFSYNEYSVGQIRKLRSERKQLELQFEALKSQLSPHYLFNSMNTISSLVYRDPHVAENFIRNLADTFNYVLYTKETTVVSLSEEIEALKDYGYLLNIRYATAVDLKIEINHEYLDRSIPPLTLQLLVENAVKHNIVSNDNPLKINIRATDEEIIVLNNKTGTPSKTASHRVGLDNIRKRYSFFTAQEVQLIDNDYFEVKLPMINA; from the coding sequence ATGTCGAAGTTGCTGAGGTTACCCCTGTTTATTATAGTCGGGCTCCTTTTCTTATTCTATCTGTACTATGCAGAATTTGATTCGCTTCCGAACTTAATTCAGGATTTTAATCTATACGCCTTTACCATTATAATTTCTATTATTTCAGGCTTCGGTATTTATGCTATTAACCGTTGGCTCAATCAGAAACTCCCTTGGCGAAAAAGTATTCTAAGCCGATTTTCAACAGGCCTATTTCTTGACTTCCTCTTTCTTGGCAGCTTATTGATTTTAATGGGTTGGCTTGCCAACATTACTGGCGTTATCAATTATGAAATGTTCCCTGAGGACATGTTCATCAGGCAAATTGAAATCAAACTAATTGTGCTGTCATTCTTAACCATGTTCGTGCTCACGCTGGTAGAATTTAACACCTTCAGCTACAATGAATATTCGGTAGGCCAAATAAGAAAGTTGAGATCCGAAAGGAAACAACTCGAACTGCAATTCGAGGCCTTAAAAAGTCAATTAAGTCCACATTATTTGTTCAACAGTATGAACACGATCTCTTCGCTAGTCTATCGCGATCCCCATGTGGCCGAAAACTTTATCAGAAACCTAGCCGATACCTTCAATTATGTCTTGTATACCAAGGAAACAACGGTGGTCAGTCTGAGTGAGGAGATCGAAGCTTTGAAAGATTACGGTTACTTACTGAATATTCGTTACGCAACGGCTGTTGATCTGAAAATCGAAATTAATCACGAGTATTTAGATAGAAGTATTCCACCACTGACCTTACAGCTATTGGTTGAAAATGCCGTAAAACACAACATTGTCAGTAACGACAACCCCTTAAAGATTAATATCAGGGCGACCGATGAAGAGATCATCGTCCTTAACAATAAAACCGGAACCCCATCAAAAACAGCAAGCCACAGAGTAGGTTTGGACAATATAAGGAAGCGTTATTCCTTCTTTACAGCGCAAGAAGTGCAGCTGATAGACAATGATTATTTCGAAGTAAAACTCCCAATGATCAACGCATGA
- a CDS encoding LytR/AlgR family response regulator transcription factor, with protein sequence MRVFIIEDEIPAAEKIERFLHRYDENITIVGRAMSVKETVNWVQTDGNADLLLMDIQLTDGLSFDIFKEVSLDIPVIFTTAFNEYAIEAFKANGIDYLLKPITFEALTDSLDKFKNLKTKLSEPGQSEASSVIDLQSALQMLSKREYKTRFMVKIGEHIKSVTTDQIELFYAEGRNAYIVTDQKRRLIIDYKLETLEEMLDPKKFFRVNRTFIIEINAIKDVLVYSNSRLKIILNQDFDREIIVSREKVNAFKQWFDGE encoded by the coding sequence ATGAGAGTCTTTATTATAGAAGATGAAATCCCTGCTGCTGAAAAAATAGAGCGTTTTTTACATCGATACGATGAAAATATTACCATCGTTGGGCGTGCTATGAGTGTAAAGGAAACCGTGAATTGGGTTCAAACAGATGGAAACGCTGACCTTCTTTTGATGGATATCCAGCTTACCGATGGCCTTAGCTTTGACATCTTTAAAGAAGTCTCTCTGGATATTCCAGTCATATTTACAACCGCCTTTAACGAATACGCCATTGAAGCCTTCAAGGCTAACGGTATAGATTACCTCCTGAAACCAATCACTTTTGAGGCCCTCACCGATAGTTTAGATAAGTTTAAGAACCTAAAAACGAAACTCTCAGAACCTGGACAATCTGAGGCAAGTTCAGTGATTGATTTGCAAAGCGCCTTACAAATGCTGAGTAAAAGAGAGTATAAGACTCGTTTTATGGTGAAAATTGGCGAACACATAAAGTCAGTGACGACCGATCAGATTGAACTATTTTATGCAGAAGGTCGAAATGCTTACATAGTAACCGATCAAAAGAGAAGGCTGATTATTGACTACAAATTGGAGACTTTGGAGGAAATGCTCGACCCTAAAAAGTTCTTTCGCGTCAATAGAACCTTTATCATTGAAATAAATGCGATCAAAGACGTACTCGTCTATTCAAACAGTCGCTTAAAGATCATCTTAAACCAAGATTTCGATCGCGAGATTATTGTAAGTCGTGAAAAGGTAAACGCCTTCAAGCAGTGGTTCGACGGGGAGTAA
- a CDS encoding histidine kinase: MKKNLLNQPLFRLLVPSVYGIMMYFLILLINNSLGQLSETVLTNELLLCIVLAYMVAESVRLLIVIFERRVQENLRKTVNIIYLFVGSLVIGSVVTYLIVYGYYREIEEAEYFSTFSSILYKITTIYGINAMFYTLFFLSIHLLSIKNESELKKEDLKRQNLEHQLEIFNNEINPDLLFQSLETLISLVHHNLNSAEDFVDRLALVYRYILDNRKKEVVALEDELRAAKNLVYLFKEKFPDQVTLTIKNEVQTSSKYLVPNTIPMVLDCMINGSIISPWQPMNIIIDCAGEDDYVVVQHKGNDKLSNNKYIKNRFQNLHETFAFFTDKPVIQIKAYGDVFIKMPILEINDNL, encoded by the coding sequence ATGAAGAAGAACCTCCTCAACCAGCCACTCTTTAGACTCTTAGTCCCTTCGGTTTATGGGATTATGATGTATTTTCTGATCCTATTGATCAACAATAGCTTAGGGCAATTAAGCGAAACGGTATTGACCAATGAGTTGCTTTTATGCATCGTTTTGGCCTATATGGTAGCAGAGTCCGTTCGATTACTTATCGTAATTTTTGAAAGAAGAGTTCAGGAAAACCTTCGAAAAACTGTCAACATTATTTATCTATTCGTCGGCAGTTTAGTGATAGGGTCGGTAGTAACCTACTTGATCGTTTACGGTTATTATCGGGAAATCGAAGAAGCAGAATACTTTTCTACCTTCTCCTCCATACTCTACAAAATCACGACGATATACGGCATAAATGCCATGTTTTATACCCTCTTCTTTTTAAGTATTCACTTACTCTCGATTAAAAATGAATCTGAATTAAAGAAGGAAGACTTAAAGCGGCAAAACCTTGAGCACCAGTTAGAAATTTTCAACAACGAGATTAACCCAGACCTCTTATTTCAGAGTTTAGAAACACTGATTTCCTTAGTCCACCATAACCTGAATTCTGCCGAAGATTTTGTCGATCGCTTGGCCCTAGTCTATCGGTATATTCTAGATAATAGAAAGAAAGAAGTCGTTGCCTTGGAGGACGAACTTAGGGCCGCAAAAAATCTCGTTTACTTATTCAAAGAAAAATTCCCTGATCAAGTCACACTTACTATCAAAAACGAGGTTCAAACGTCTAGTAAATACCTGGTGCCAAACACCATTCCTATGGTTTTGGACTGCATGATCAATGGTAGTATTATTTCACCTTGGCAACCCATGAACATCATCATCGACTGTGCCGGAGAAGACGATTATGTGGTGGTTCAACACAAAGGGAATGACAAACTGAGCAATAATAAGTACATTAAAAACCGTTTTCAGAACCTGCATGAAACCTTCGCCTTTTTTACAGATAAACCTGTAATACAGATTAAAGCTTATGGCGATGTATTTATAAAGATGCCAATACTTGAGATTAACGATAACCTATGA